The window TTTGCAATATAGTCAAAGAACTCGCGAATAATTCATAATGGAAGTAATAATTCCCTTTATCTTGAGCGGCTGTGGCTTCATAATGATTTCTTCGTTGTCATTGCGTGCGAGCATGGCGGGGGGGAATCCTTACGCTGCACCGTTGAAACAATTTCAATTTATAGGGCTTGGCCTGACTATAATGGCGTGTTGTATAGGCGGCATTACTCCCGAAAAAATTCGTAAACACTGCGGCAAATTATTTGCTTTGGCTGTGTTCTTAATAATGATTACTCCGATTCCAGGAATTGGCGTTAAAGTCATGGGCGCGCGCCGGTGGCTTAGGATTCTGGGATTCCAGTTCCAGCCTTTGGAGTTCTTATTATTGGCACTACCTATTTTTATGGCTGATAGATTGACGGATTCACAGAATGTAATTAAGCGCGGAGATTTTCATACGTTTGTGAGGCCGACTCTTTTCGTTGTTGCTATAACTGCGCTGCCATTATTATTACAGCCTACACTTGGAGGGGCTATAATTTGCGCGTCAATTTGTTTTGTTATGCACATTGAGCGCCGGGGCTGGAAATATCCGTTAATAGGAGCAGGACTCGGAGTCGGAGCTATTGCCGTGTTAATCTTGATTGCGCCTTACAGAATGAGCAGATTTCTAG is drawn from Synergistaceae bacterium and contains these coding sequences:
- a CDS encoding cell division protein FtsW — its product is MEVIIPFILSGCGFIMISSLSLRASMAGGNPYAAPLKQFQFIGLGLTIMACCIGGITPEKIRKHCGKLFALAVFLIMITPIPGIGVKVMGARRWLRILGFQFQPLEFLLLALPIFMADRLTDSQNVIKRGDFHTFVRPTLFVVAITALPLLLQPTLGGAIICASICFVMHIERRGWKYPLIGAGLGVGAIAVLILIAPYRMSRFLAFWDPWSDPTGKGFQIIQGLVAFANGSITGVGIGRGLQEERYLPEADTDYIFPAIGEEFGLVGTMFLLILYAIWTWRAYYIYRDAKTPFTKSLALGLTASVIIPMFMNVAGVTKLLPLSGIPMPFISSGGSSMVFMWAKIGLLMSIKLENKSKRKK